From one Brachypodium distachyon strain Bd21 chromosome 4, Brachypodium_distachyon_v3.0, whole genome shotgun sequence genomic stretch:
- the LOC100825342 gene encoding probable xyloglucan galactosyltransferase GT15 translates to MEAHYPKYVLYGVLIVGSWLVSSILHFQFFHLSLFSSSRLRGVALLAVDEPPVPAISLNASFIGLPENPPATVVAEDNGAAAACEGRYVYMVDLPSRYDVLRDCVEGSPEFDKWYSQCTLMSNAGMGPALPAPTGDGTDGDTGLIGPDAAGWYNTDQYALEVIFHNRMRRYPCLTGNPSSATAVYVPYYPALELQQHLCGDTNSDARDRPSSEFIQWLSSQPRWTTLGGRDHFLVASKTTWMFRRLVQQGAGGEKKNRYCGNNFLDSHPETANMTVLTYESNLWSTRREDFAVPYPSYFHPSSADAVSAWQARVRSAPRRWLFAFAGARRANGSLPIRDRIIDACAASSRCGRVDCGEGHGDLEGYITCRTPRRLVSIFGASRFCLQPRGDSFMRRSSVDAVMAGCVPVFFHQPSTFKTQYRWHEPDPEKKINGGDERRYSVLIDADEVMQGKVDIEEVLGRYTDQEVAAMREEVIKMIPRFLYKDPRVRFDGETRDAFDIAIDEVLERVRRIKNGEDLGLEDADGQLVVAKDL, encoded by the coding sequence ATGGAAGCTCACTACCCCAAGTACGTCCTGTACGGCGTCCTGATCGTTGGCTCATGGCTCGTCTCCTCCATCCTTCACTTCCAGTTCTTCCacctctccctcttctcctcctctcgccTCCGCGGCGTTGCGCTTCTCGCTGTCGATGAGCCGCCCGTCCCCGCCATCTCACTCAACGCCAGCTTCATCGGCCTGCCTGAAAATCCTCCTGCCACCGTCGTCGCAGAGGATAAtggcgcggcagcggcgtgcgAGGGGCGTTACGTCTACATGGTGGACCTGCCGTCGCGGTACGATGTGCTGAGAGACTGCGTGGAGGGCTCACCGGAGTTCGACAAGTGGTACAGCCAGTGCACCCTCATGTCCAACGCCGGCATGGGCCCGGCGCTTCCAGCCCCCACCGGCGACGGCACCGACGGCGACACTGGCCTCATCGGCCCCGACGCCGCTGGATGGTACAACACGGACCAGTACGCGCTGGAGGTGATCTTCCACAACCGGATGAGACGGTACCCGTGCCTCACGGGCAACCCGTCGTCGGCCACGGCCGTGTACGTGCCGTACTACCCGGCGctggagctgcagcagcacctGTGCGGCGACACCAACTCCGACGCCCGCGACAGGCCCTCgtcggagttcatccagtGGCTCTCCTCCCAGCCGCGCTGGACCACCCTCGGCGGCCGTGACCACTTCCTCGTCGCCTCCAAGACCACCTGGATGTTCCGCCGCCTCGTGCAGCAGGGCGCTggcggcgagaagaagaacaggTACTGCGGCAACAACTTCCTCGACAGCCACCCGGAAACCGCCAACATGACGGTGCTCACCTACGAGTCCAACCTTTGGTCCACCCGCCGTGAGGACTTCGCCGTGCCTTACCCGAGCTACTTCCACCCGTCGTCCGCGGATGCCGTGTCGGCATGGCAGGCGCGCGTCCGGAGCGCGCCCAGGCGCTGGCTTTTCGCCTTCGCGGGCGCCCGCCGCGCCAACGGGTCGCTGCCGATCCGGGACCGGATCATCGACGCCTGCGCTGCCAGCTCCCGGTGCGGGCGCGTGGACTGCGGCGAGGGCCATGGCGACCTGGAAGGCTACATCACGTGCCGGACGCCGCGGCGACTAGTCTCCATCTTCGGCGCATCCCGGTTCTGCCTGCAGCCAAGGGGGGACTCCTTCATGCGCCGGTCCTCCGTGGACGCCGTCATGGCAGGCTGTGTCCCGGTGTTCTTCCACCAGCCGTCCACCTTCAAGACGCAGTACCGTTGGCACGAGCCGGacccggagaagaagatcaacGGCGGCGATGAGCGGCGGTACTCGGTGCTCATCGACGCCGACGAGGTGATGCAAGGGAAGGTGGACATCGAGGAGGTGCTGGGTAGGTATACTGACCAGGAGGTGGCTGCTATGAGGGAGGAGGTGATCAAGATGATCCCCAGGTTTTTGTATAAGGATCCCAGGGTGAGGTTTGATGGGGAGACGAGGGATGCGTTCGATATCGCCATTGATGAGGTGTTGGAGAGGGTGAGGAGAATCAAGAATGGAGAGGATCTAGGTTTGGAAGATGCTGATGGTCAGCTGGTGGTCGCCAAAGATTTGTGA
- the LOC100829854 gene encoding cytochrome B5-like protein, whose translation MEIFVIVSLVILLALGAFFVMPKSQRKDKAKETDSDANGTTSRSYTKDEVSKHNTRKDCWIIIKDKVYDVTPYVEEHPGGDAILNNAGDDSTEGFFGPQHGTRVFDIIEDFCIGSLKAS comes from the exons ATGGAAATTTTTGTAATCGTCTCACTTGTCATCCTTCTTGCGCTAGGAGCTTTCTTTGTAATGCCAAAATCCCAGAGAAAAG ACAAAGCAAAAGAAACCGATTCAGATGCTAATGGAACG ACATCTAGGAGCTATACAAAGGATGAAGTCTCAAAGCACAACACCAGGAAGGACTGTTGGATAATCATCAAAGACAAG GTTTATGATGTTACTCCTTATGTGGAGGAACATCCGGGCGGAGATGCCATTCTAAACAATGCTGGGGATGATTCCACAGAGGGCTTTTTTGG CCCACAACATGGCACTAGAGTCTTTGATATCATTGAGGATTTCTGCATTGGCTCATTGAAGGCTTCATAA
- the LOC100825038 gene encoding protein ENHANCED DOWNY MILDEW 2 isoform X1, producing MATPPRVPPPCPDSPMPSPFSGVPPWPPRARAEPSSMAALASLLSRPIGLKVPGGVGGGDLAAETTAMFDRSAITRITLRKYTPDLPLWDACAICDDGGELIWCEGGCLRSFHPIKICGLDSMCTSLGLTEEHWQTLHANKQEKYICKNCENKQHQCFACGLLGSSDLISGSEVFKCKEKNCGHFYHPKCVAELLYPDSKGLAIYFEEHVASGLEFHCLMHRCSLCKEAENRDDTDMQLAVCRRCPTAYHRKCLPSDISFIEDNDEGTQQRAWDNILPDQILIYCMKHEIDKDLGTPKRDHIVFPDDRPLSEPPQSSQPAEMGSDRVKGIDSFASKHLFPHPQPGSCGWIDD from the exons ATGGCCACCCCGCCCCGCGTGCCGCCACCATGCCCCGATTCCCCCATGCCGTCGCCATTCTCTGGCgtgcctccatggccgccccGCGCACGCGCAGAACCATCCTCCATGGCGGCCCTTGCGTCCTTATTATCCCGGCCGATCGGTCTGAAAGTTCCTGgaggcgtgggcggcggcgatctTGCCGCGGAGACGACGGCGATGTTCGACCGCTCGGCGATCACGAGGATCACTCTGCGGAAGTATACGCCTGATCTGCCACTG TGGGATGCTTGTGCGATTTGTGACGATGGTGGTGAATTAATCTG GTGTGAGGGTGGATGTCTGAGGTCCTTTCACCCAATCAAAATATGTGGCCTGGATTCAATGTGCACAAGCCTTGGGCTTACTGAAGAACATTGGCAAACCCTCCACGCTAATAAACAAGAG AAATATATATGCAAGAACTGTGAGAATAAGCAACACCAGTGTTTTGCTTGTGGATTGTTGGGGTCTTCAGACTTGATTTCAGGATCTGAG GTGTTCAAatgcaaggaaaaaaattgtggCCACTTCTACCATCCAAAATGTGTTGCTGAACTTCTCTACCCTGATAGCAAAGGCCTGGCCATATATTTTGAGGAACATGTGGCTAGTGGACTTGAATTCCATTGCCTCATGCATAGATGCAGTTTATGTAAAGAAGCAGAGAACAGGGATGATACAGACATGCAACTTGCAGTATGCAGGCGCTGCCCAACTGCATACCATCGGAAGTGCTTGCCAAG TGATATTTCCTTCATAGAGGACAATGACGAGGGTACTCAACAAAGGGCGTGGGATAACATTCTCCCTGATCAGATTTTGATCTACTGCAT GAAGCATGAGATTGACAAAGATCTGGGAACTCCCAAGAGGGACCACATTGTGTTTCCTGATGACCGCCCCTTGTCCGAACCACCTCAATCGTCTCAGCCAGCAGAAATGGGATCTGATCGGGTGAAGGGCATTGATTCATTTGCGTCGAAGCACTTGTTCCCGCATCCCCAACCAGGTTCATGTGGTTGGATCGATGACTGA
- the LOC100829545 gene encoding protein ENHANCED DOWNY MILDEW 2, whose translation MAVIKVPVSKLSKAKRDDDSKQSCAREEDRSNEWDNACAICDDGGDFICCEGGCLRSFHPTKKYGEDSMCTTLGLTEEWWQTLQSNEQEKYICKNCEYKQHQCFACGLLGSSGLTSGSEVIQCKDKMCGYFYHPKCVAELVHPDSKAQAIFFEKRVALGLTFHCPLHRCSLCKEAENRDDKDMQLAVCRRCPTAYHRKCLPSDISFEKDGKEGTQQRAWDNVLPDQILIYCMKHKIDKDLRTPKRDHIVFPDDRPLSEPSRSSQPPETGCDQVKAIDSFAPRHLFPHPQPGSCGWIDD comes from the exons ATGGCTGTGATAAAGGTGCCAGTGAGCAAGCTCTCCAAGGCAAAGAGAGACGACGACAGCAAGCAGAGCTGTGCCAGGGAAGAGGATCGATCCAACGAG TGGGATAATGCCTGTGCAATTTGCGATGATGGTGGTGACTTTATCTG CTGTGAAGGTGGATGCCTGAGGTCTTTTCACCCAACCAAAAAATATGGCGAAGATTCAATGTGCACAACCCTTGGGCTAACTGAAGAATGGTGGCAAACTCTTCAGTCTAATGAACAAGAG AAATATATATGCAAGAACTGTGAGTATAAGCAGCACCAGTGTTTTGCTTGTGGATTGCTGGGGTCTTCAGGCTTAACATCAGGATCTGAG GTGATCCAGTGTAAGGACAAAATGTGTGGGTACTTTTACCATCCTAAGTGTGTTGCTGAACTTGTCCACCCTGATAGCAAAGCCCAGGCcatattttttgagaaacgTGTTGCTCTGGGACTGACATTCCATTGCCCTCTTCATAGATGTAGTTTGTGTAAAGAAGCAGAGAATAGGGATGATAAGGACATGCAACTTGCAGTATGCAGACGCTGCCCAACCGCATACCATCGGAAGTGCTTGCCAAG CGATATTTCCTTTGAAAAGGATGGCAAGGAGGGTACTCAACAAAGAGCGTGGGATAACGTTCTTCCAGATCAGATTTTGATCTACTGCAT GAAGCATAAGATTGACAAAGATCTGAGAACTCCCAAGAGGGACCACATTGTCTTTCCTGATGACCGCCCTTTGTCCGAACCATCTCGATCGTCTCAGCCTCCAGAAACTGGATGTGATCAGGTGAAGGCCATCGATTCATTTGCACCGAGGCATTTGTTTCCGCATCCGCAACCAGGGTCATGCGGTTGGATAGATGACTGA
- the LOC100825038 gene encoding protein ENHANCED DOWNY MILDEW 2 isoform X2, whose product MKQGDGATSSVKLMKKEGEGGTSQVKPKRKLRRIGDLAGAIRRTEGVEQEHPPPRLVATRREDGLSDEWDACAICDDGGELIWCEGGCLRSFHPIKICGLDSMCTSLGLTEEHWQTLHANKQEKYICKNCENKQHQCFACGLLGSSDLISGSEVFKCKEKNCGHFYHPKCVAELLYPDSKGLAIYFEEHVASGLEFHCLMHRCSLCKEAENRDDTDMQLAVCRRCPTAYHRKCLPSDISFIEDNDEGTQQRAWDNILPDQILIYCMKHEIDKDLGTPKRDHIVFPDDRPLSEPPQSSQPAEMGSDRVKGIDSFASKHLFPHPQPGSCGWIDD is encoded by the exons ATGAAGCAAGGAGACGGGGCAACCTCATCAGTGAAATTGATGAaaaaggaaggggaagggggtACCTCCCAGGTGAAACCAAAGCGGAAGTTGCGGAGGATAGGTGACCTGGCTGGTGCAATTCGGAGAACCGAAGGGGTGGAGCAAGAGCATCCACCACCGAGACTTGTGGCGACGAGAAGAGAAGATGGGTTAAGCGATGAG TGGGATGCTTGTGCGATTTGTGACGATGGTGGTGAATTAATCTG GTGTGAGGGTGGATGTCTGAGGTCCTTTCACCCAATCAAAATATGTGGCCTGGATTCAATGTGCACAAGCCTTGGGCTTACTGAAGAACATTGGCAAACCCTCCACGCTAATAAACAAGAG AAATATATATGCAAGAACTGTGAGAATAAGCAACACCAGTGTTTTGCTTGTGGATTGTTGGGGTCTTCAGACTTGATTTCAGGATCTGAG GTGTTCAAatgcaaggaaaaaaattgtggCCACTTCTACCATCCAAAATGTGTTGCTGAACTTCTCTACCCTGATAGCAAAGGCCTGGCCATATATTTTGAGGAACATGTGGCTAGTGGACTTGAATTCCATTGCCTCATGCATAGATGCAGTTTATGTAAAGAAGCAGAGAACAGGGATGATACAGACATGCAACTTGCAGTATGCAGGCGCTGCCCAACTGCATACCATCGGAAGTGCTTGCCAAG TGATATTTCCTTCATAGAGGACAATGACGAGGGTACTCAACAAAGGGCGTGGGATAACATTCTCCCTGATCAGATTTTGATCTACTGCAT GAAGCATGAGATTGACAAAGATCTGGGAACTCCCAAGAGGGACCACATTGTGTTTCCTGATGACCGCCCCTTGTCCGAACCACCTCAATCGTCTCAGCCAGCAGAAATGGGATCTGATCGGGTGAAGGGCATTGATTCATTTGCGTCGAAGCACTTGTTCCCGCATCCCCAACCAGGTTCATGTGGTTGGATCGATGACTGA